A segment of the bacterium genome:
TCTTCACCGAGCTGACGACGGTCGACACCAACCCCTCCAGAATCTGCTGCGCCTGCTTCTTCGTCACATCTCCCGCCTTGGCCAACCGCTCAATCAGCTGCGACTTCGTCATATGATCCCCACCTTTCAGTTGAGTAAACCGTTGTCCTAACTGCCCGGCAAAATCGGTCCTTACTTGCCCTCAGCCCGGACCTCCTGTCAAGAGTATTCTTGTTGTTGACGGGGCGCGGATTCGCTTGTGCCCGTAGGTGAAACCGGACCTGAGCGCCCCGTCAGTCCGCGGCCGGTCGGATCAGCACGTGGCGCGACGGCTCACGGCCGACGCTCTGCGAATCGAGACCGTACGCGTCGGCGAGTTGATGCTGCAGCCGGCGCAGGTAGGCGGGGCGCGGCGACAGCTCCACCGGGCGGCGCTGCGCGATCACCTCGATCACCGCGCCCTCCGCTTCGCGCAGCGCCTCGTCCTGGTCGGGATGCGGCGCGTCGAGGTCGAACAGCTCGCGCAGGGCGAGCTCGATCTTGCCCGGGCTGCTCGACGCCACCGCGTGCACGCGCGCGCCGGGGGCGAAGCCGTCGCGCAGGCGGCGCGGCTGCTTGCGAACGATCGCGCGCAGGGTCAGCACGACGTCCGCCTGCTGCGGCGAGTCGACGACCACCGCCGGCACCTGCAGGGCGCGCACGGCGCGCTCGACGCGCTCGCGCCGGAGCGCGTACGGGAAGATGCGCAGCGGCCGTTCGCCTTGCGGCGCAACGGCGTGCGCCGGCTGCGGCACGGCGGGGGACGGTGCCGGGGCCTCGACCGACACGCTGCCGTCGGGGCGGCGGACGCGCCATTCCGGCTCGACGACCTGGTGGCGCAGCAGGCGATCGACGGTCATCGCGACGTCGACGTGCACCGCGAAGCGTTCGCGGTCGCGGATCTCGACGACGACGTCGAAGGTCGGCGGCGCCTTGCGCTCGAGCACCGTCTTCTGCGTCCGCCGCCGCCGCGCCTCCTCGTCACCGAGCGTCACCGGCTGGATGCCGCCGACGAGATCGGCGAGCGTCGGATTGGCGACCAGATTCTCGAGCGAGTTGCCGTGCGCCGTGGCGATCAGTTGCACGCCGCGCTCGGCGATGGTGCGCGCCGCCAGCGCCTCCGCCTCGGTGCCGATCTCGTCGATCACCACCACTTCGGGCATGTGGTTCTCGACCGCCTCGATCATCACCGCGTGCTGGCGCTCCGGCGCCGGCACCTGAATGCGGCGCGCGCGACCGATGCCCGGGTGCGCGATGTCGCCGTCGCCGCCGATCTCGTTCGAGGTGTCGACGATCATCACCCGCCGCTGCAGGTCGTCGGCGAGCACGCGCGCCGCCTCGCGCAGCAAGGTGGTCTTGCCGACACCCGGGCGGCCGACGAGCAGGATGCTTTTCCCGGCCTCGACGACGTCGCGCACGACGTCGATCGTGCCGTAGACCGCGCGGCCGACGCGGCAGGTGACGCCGACGATGTCGCCCATGCGGTTCCGCAACGCCGAGATACGGTGCAGGGTGCGCTCGATGCCGGCGCGGTTGTCGGCGTTGAACTGGCCGACGCGCGCCGCGACGTAGTCGAGGTCCTCGCGCGTCACCACGTCCGCGGCGAGCGGCGTGACGCCGTCGGCGAAGCGCGCTTCCGGCAGGCGGCCGAGGTCGCAGACGACCTCGATCACCTCGGCGGCACGCGGGTCGGCCCGCAGCGCATCGCAGACCCGCGGCGGCAGCACCGCGAGCAATTGGTCGAGGTTGTCCGTGACTTCCGTGCGCGTTGCTCGAACCCCAACGGCCGTGGTGGATCGCACGCCCGCAGCGTACCTCAGAAGCGGCGCGAAAGCGACGGGCGGTCGGCGGGGGCCGCGGCGTCGGCCGCCGTGGCCGCCGCGCCATCGCCCGACGGGTCGAGGACGGCGCGCGGCACGGCGCGAAGGAGCTGGGTGACCAGGCTCGACTCGCGCTTGAAGAAGCCGTCGGTGTGGAACGAGTCGCGCAGTCCGAGCAACTGATAGTCGAGGTGGTGCCCCATCTCGTGCACCAGGGTGCGCAGGAAGGTCTTGTAGGCCACCACCTGGCCGCGCTTCGCGGTCAGCATCCAGATGCTGATCACCTCGCGCTGACCGGCGGACTGATAGAGCCCGTGCAACTCGCCGCGCGCGTCGGAGGGGCGCTCGGCCTTCACCTCGACGCGCAGCGACCGCACCCGCAGCGTCGCGCACAGCTCGTCGCAGATCACCTGGGCGACCCGCGCGGTGCGCGGGCGATCGGCGTGCGCCAACGCCCACTCGAGCAGCGCCACCGCCTTGGCCAGGCGGGCGGTCACCCGCACCGGGATGGCGGCGACGGCGTTGCTGCGGTCGTACTCGCGCTGCTGGGCGCGGGAGAGGCGGTGGCGGAAGTTGGCCATGGACCGCAGCCGCCGGACGTCCTCACCGCGGCGCGGGCCGCGACGCGCCGGCCCGCAGCGCGCCGTCACCGCGCTTGCCGAGATTGCGGAACGGCGAGCCGCCGCGGCCGCCGGAATCGCACCCGGGAGCCGCGAGCAGCAGCCAGACGGCCAGCGCCGCGCCCGCCGCGGGCCAGCGCCGCGATGCCATCTACGCGGCGGAACGCGCCGGACGGCGCGACCGAGCCAGGCGGCGCGCCACCTCGCTCGGCGAATAGGGCGAGTCGTAGACGCCTGGGCGGTACCCGGTGAAGGTCAACCCCTCGAGGTCGTGGGCGTCCACCTCGACGAACACCCGCTGCAACCCCTCCGGCAGCGCCGCCGGCTCGTCGGGCGCCGGCACCGGCCGCTCGTCGGAGACCGCCCGGTGGGTTCCGATGTCGAGGGGAAAGATGAGATCGGCGAACGGGATCTCGTGGGCGGGCGCGCCGCCGGGTGCGATCCACTGTCCGCCGCGACGTCGCACGAACCAGACGCGCGCCATGGCAGCAATCCTCAATGCGTGGTGACGGCTCCGCCCGAGGTCGCGCCCAGCATCTGGCTCACGGCGTCGTAGGCCGGCGACAGCAGATGGTCGAGCGTCTCGGTGAGCAGGTGTTCCAGATCCGACAGGTCGTCCACGGTCAGCGCCGAGACGTCCTGGTGCATGCCGTGCAGCGCCCAGATGGTCGTGCGCAACCGGCTCCGCACGTCCTCCAGCGTCCGCAGCACCTCCTGGGCATCGATCGGCCCCTCATCCTGGTGCTCGTCTGACATCGCGTCCTCCCTGGGCCCGACCGTCGCCGGGTAGCGCGAAGCTGTCACGCCACCATACGCAGTGCAAGCCGAGTTGCGCCCGCCGTGGAACGGCGACCGCCCGATCGACCGACGCCGATCGTGTCCCGCCGCTCGTCCCCTGCCCGTCAGTCGCCGACCGAGTCCCAGTCGATCTCCCAGAACTCGGGGATCGCCGGTCGCAGCTCGAAGTGGCCGCCGAAGCACTGGAAGCTCGGCTGGTGCGCGAGGCGCTCGGTGAGCAGATGGCGATGGGTCGCGAGGTCCCCGCCGGGCGGCAGGCCGAGGTCCACCCGTTGGCGCTGGCCGCATTTCTTGCACGCCACGTCGACCCGCACGGGTCGCCCGCTCACGACGTCGGCCGGGGTTGCGGCGCCGGCGTGCCCGGCGCCGCGAACGGCGCGATCTGGTCGGCGCGCGCCTTGGCCTGGGCGGTGAGCGCCTCGCGCACCTTGTGCACCAGGCGATCCTGCTGCTGCACCCGCCGCTCGATGCTGCGGAACTGCGCCAGCGGCACGTTCTTCGTCGCCAGCTCCTGGTCCAGCGTCAGGTCGTGGTTGGCCTGCATCGCCGTGTACACGTCGATGTAGAGCTGCAGCTCCTCGGGCGTCACGTCTTCGCCCGGCGACGGCGCCGGCTCCTGCGCCTCGGGGCGCATGCCGAAGAGCAATGCGCCCACCAGGGCGCCCATCGCGGCGACGCCGAGGACGACGCTGGTGAGACGGACGATCATGTAGAGCGGACGCCGGGCCACGGCGCGGCCGATCCTCGCCCGATCGATCCGGCAAAGCAAGTGGCGTCGTCTCCCCACTGGCAGCCCGACGGCGATCCGCGCTAATGGTCCGGCGATGGCGCTGTCCTACGAAGCGGTGGGGGTCGATACCGAGGGCGTGGACAGCGGATTGCGCCGCCTGGCGGAGTGGATCAACGCCACCTTCGCCTTCAATCCGGCGCGGCCGATGCTGCCGCTCGGATACTACGCCAACGTGCTCCCGGTCGGCGCAGAGCTGGCGGTGGCGATCTCCACCGACGGCGTCGGCACCAAGCTGCTGATCGCCCAGCGGCTGGGGCGTTACGACACCGTCGGCATCGACTGCGTGGCGATGAACGCCAACGACGTGATCTGCGTCGGCGCCCGACCGCTGTCGCTGGTCGACTACATCGCCGTCCATCACGTCGACGGCGACGCGCTGGCCGCCATCGCCAAAGGGCTGCACGACGGCGCCCGCCTCGCCGACCTCAACATCCCCGGCGGCGAGATCGCCCAACTGCGCGAGATGGTGCACGAGAGCGAGGGGTATCCGTTCGAGCTGGTCGGCACCTGCATCGGCACGCTGCACCCGCAGCGCCTGCTGATCGGGGCCGCGGTCGACGCCGGCGACGTCGTCGTCGGCATCGCCAGCAGCGGCCTGCACAGCAACGGCTACACGCTCGCCCGCCACGCGCTGCTCGAACGCGCCGGTCTGCGCCTCGAGGGCCGGATCGCCGAGCTCGGGCGCACCCTCGGCGAGGAGCTGCTCGAGCCGACCACCATGTACGTGCGACCGGCGATGGCGATGCTCGACGCCGGACTGCCGGTGAAAGCGCTGCTCCACATCACCGGCGACGGACTGCTCAACCTGTCGCGCATCGCCGCGCCCATGGGGTTCGTCATCGACCGCCCCCTGCCGCCGCCGCCGATCTTCGCGCTCATCCAGCGCGCCGCCGACGTGAGCGAGGCCGAGATGTACCGGACCTTCAACATGGGCACCGGGCTCGGCGTCGTCGTGCCGCCCGCCGCCGCCGAGCGGGCGATCGGCATCGCCGCCGAGCACGGGCAGCGCGCCCAGGTCATCGGCTACGCGACCCCCGACGCCGAGCGGCGCATCTGGCTGCCGGCCGCCGGGTTGGTCGGCGCCGGCAAGCGGTTCCTTCCCCTGGACGGGCCGCCACCGGCGGCCTGATCGCCGGCCGGTCGATCGCCGCGCAGAATTCGGGTGCGTTAGCCCGGCGCAGCCGCTATGCGTGAGCCGATCGCTCCATGCCCGCCCGTCCGCTGATCCGCGCGCTCGCCGCCGTCTCGCTCCTGCTGCTCGCGGCGCGCGGCGCCGGCGCGATCTGCACCGCGTCGCAGATCGTCGGCGTCGACCCGAGCTGTCCCGCCGGCACGGGCCCCTGCACCATCTCCGCCACCTACAGCGTCAACGACGGCTGCACGCTCGACTTCGGCCCGCGCCCCGTCGCGCTCACCGGACGCCTCAACATCACCAACGTGATGAGCGGCACGCCCGACGAGCGCAAGCACGTCGGCAGCGCCACCATTCGCGCCGGCAGCCTGGCGATCGCCGCCAGCGGCTTCATCGACGGCATCGGCCAGGCGGCGGACGAGACCGGCGGCCTGGTGATCGTCGAGGTCACCGGCAGCTTCAGCACCGCCAAGAGCAGCCGCATCAATCTCTCCGGCAATCGCATGGGCGGCACGCTCATCGTCCGCGCCGGCACCACGGTGGTGATCGCCGGCATCATCCTCGCGGACTATCTGAACGCCGGCGCCGCCGGCGGCGTGATCGATCTCACCGCCGGCGGCGACATGACCCTGACCAGCGACAGCACCGTCTCCGCCCGCGGCGGCAACGACTCGGACGGCGGCGGCGAGATCGACCTCACCGCCGGCGGCAACATGACGGTCCAGCCGCAGCTCCGGGTCAGCGGCTACGACGGCGGCTTCGTCGAGGTCCGCGCCGAGGGCGCCCTGACGTTCGCGGCGGCCGACGCCACCGGCAACGGCGATGCCGGCAGCGGCGGCTGCATCGATCTCAGCGGCGGCGCCGGGACGACGATCACCGGCACGGTGACCGCCAACGGCACGACCGGCTCCTTCATGAGCGGCGGCTGCGGCGGCCTGATCTGCATCGACGGCGACGCGGGGACCCTGACCGTCGCGTCGAGCGCCGCCATCAACGCCAATGGCGCCTCGCCGGACGGCGGCGGCGGTCAGGTGTCGCTGGTGAGCGCCGGCTCGGTCGTCGTCAGCGGCGCCATCCAGGCGCGCGGTCCGACGGGCGGCATCGACGGCGGCACCTGCGGCGGCGACATCTGCATCGATGCCGGACTCGACGCGACCGTCAACGCCAGACCGAACGCCAACAACGCGACGCTCGATGCCAGCGGCAGCGATGCCGGCGGGGCGCTGGAGATGATCGCCGGACGCGACATCACGGTGAACGGCAAGGTCGACCTGCGCGGCCGCGAACAATGCGCCTACGGCGGCGATGCCGTCCTGCGCGCCGGCAACAAGGGCCCCGGCCAGCTCACCCTCGGCGCCACCATCGACGTCAGCAGCGCCCGCGCCTGCTCGCTCGACGACGGGACCGGCGGCAGCACCGATCTGTTCGGCTGCAACGTCACCCTGACCAACGCCGCGTCTCTCCTCGCCACCGCGCCGTACGGCGGCCAGCACACCCTCACCGCCCGCGAGCAACTCAGCATCCAGGGCCTGGTCGACGCCACCCGTACCCTCGGCAGCGGCCTCAACGGCAAGACCCTCCTCCAGCACACGGCGCGGAAATCCCCCAACCTGGTGGGTGCCACCTTCCGGCCGGCGCCGCAGATCCAGGCGTTCACCACCTGCCCGACCCAGGGACCGACGATGCCGGCCTGCCTCGACCCCTGCCCGACCTGCGGCAACGGCCAGGTGGAATACCCCGAGACCTGCGACCTCGGCGTCATGCCGCCGACGAGCTGCAACGGATGCTCGGCGTTCTGCCAGATCGAGGACTGCAACGACGGCCTGACCTGCACCGGCGATCAGTGCCTGCCCACCATCGGCTGCCGCCATCGCGTCACGCCGGCGTGCACCGAGCCGCCGACGCCGAGCCCGACCGCCACCGGCACGCCGCCCACGGCCACCGTGACGACCACCCCATCCGCCACGCGGACGGCGACGGAGACCCCGACGCCGCCTCCGACCGCGACCCCGACCGCGACCCCAAGCGCCACCGTGCCGCCGAGCGCCACGCCCACCCCGTCTGCGACGCCCTCCGCGACGGCGACGCCGACCGCCACGGCGACGGCAAGCGACACGGCAACGGCAACCGCGACGGCGAGCGCCACGGCCTCCGCCAGCGCCACCGCGAGCCGAACCGCTACCGCCACCGGCACCACAACGCCCAGCGCGTCTGCCTCCGCGACCGCCGCCGACACGCCGACGCCGCTCGCCACCGCCACGCCGGTGGACAGCGTCACGCCGCCGCCGACCGCCACCGCGACCGCCAGCGCCACGCTCGAGCCGTCCGCGACGGCGAGCGCCACCGCCACCAGCGCGCCGCCCGCGTGCGCCGGCGATTGCAACGGCGACGGCAGCGTGACCGTCAACGAGCTGATCACCGGCGTCAACATCGCCCTCGGCAACAGCGCCGCCGACGCCTGCCCCTCGTTCGACCGCAACGGCGACGGGGCGGTGTCGATCAACGAGCTGATCGCCGCCGTCAACGCGGCGCTGACCGGCTGCTGAGGATGAACGACGACGCGACCGCCGAGGCGATCCTGCGGCGCTTCCGCCGCGTCGCGGTGGTCGGCATCTCCGCCGACCCCAGCCGGCCCTCACACGAGGTCGCGACCTATCTGCGCCACGCCGGCTACCAGATCCTGCCGGTCAACCCGGCGCTCGCCACCTGGGAGGGACTCGTCTGCGCCCCGGACCTCGCCGCGGTGCCGCCGCCCCTCGAAGTGGTCGATATCTTCCGCCGCTCGGAACACGCCGGCGCGGTGGTCGACCAGGCCATCGCCGCCGGTGCCCGCGCCGTGTGGATGCAGATCGGCGTCACCGATGCCGACGCCGCCGCGCGCGCGCGCGCCGCCGGCCTGCTGGTGGTGATGGACCGCTGCATGCTGCGCGAGCACCAGCGACTGCTGCGCTAGCGATCCGCCTCGCCCGTCGGCGCCAGGCGCGGACCGCGTCGCCTGCGAGCTGCCGGCCGACGGCTGAAGGCCGCCGGTTCAGTGGTCGCCGTGCTCGCCGGGCGGATTCGTCCGCGCCGCGAACTCGCGCTGGCCCTGCACCTCGCGGAAGTGGCCGAGGGCCCAGCGCACGGTGGGAAAGGCGAGGTCGCCCCAGGGGATCTCGTCCCAGGTGAACAGCCCGACCTCCAGGCTCTCCGGACCGGCGGCGACGTCGGGACTGAGCAGCCGGGCGCGGTAGATCACCTGCACCTGGCTGACGCGCGGGATGTTGTAGACGGCGAGCAGGGCGTCGATCTCGATGCGCGCCAGCGCTTCCTCCCAGGCCTCGCGCGCCGCGCCGTCGACGGTCGCCTCCCGCGCCTCGAGATACCCCGCCGGCAGGGTCCAGAACCCGCGTCGCGGCTCGATCGCCCGCTTGCAGAGCAGGATGCGGTCGCCCCACGTGCACACGGAGCCGACCACGACCTTCGGATTCTCGTAGCTGACGAACCCGCAGGTGTCGCAGACCAGCCGCTCGCGGTTGTCGCCGTCCGGCGTGCGGCGGGAGAAATGGTCGGGATGCTGGGGGTTCGCCATGGGCGGAGTGTGCACGGCCGGCTGCGCACGGACAAGGGGCGCGCCGGCTCCCGCCAGACGGGACGGGCGCGTTGCATGAGGCACCGGCGCGGCGCATGTTCCCGGCATGGAACCGTGGGAACTGGCGGCGCGCGAGGCGATCCGCGAGCTCGTCGCCGCCTACGCGCACGCGGCGGACTCGGGGCGCTTCGACGAGGTCGCCGGACTCTTCGCCGCCGACGGCGTGCTCGAGACGCCGGACCGTGTCGAGCATCGCGGCCGCGACGGCATCCGCGCCTTTCTCGGCGGCACCGGCGCGGCCCTCGCCAGCGTCACCGCGGCGCCGCTCATCCGCCACCACGTCAGCAACCTGCGCATCGCGGTCAGCGGCGCCGACGACGCGACCGGCGCCGCCTACTTCTTCGTCGTCACCGAGCGCGGCCCCGACCACTGGGGCCGCTACCGCGATCGCTACGTCCGCGGCGCCGAGGGGTGGCGCTTCGCCCACCGCCGGGTGCGCCTCGACGGCTACGCCGCCACGAGCTGGGTCGCCGAGCGGCGCCGCTGAGCGGCCCGCCGCCGCGCCCGGCTCGCCGGCCGAAACGCGCGCGGGGTGCCGATCGGCGACCGGCACCCCGCGCAGCCTGGAGGAGACGGGCGAGTTACGGCGCCGCCGGTTTGCGGATGACGCCGGAGGCGACGATTGCCGAGAGGCTGCCGTTCTCCGAGGTCACCTTCACGGTGATGGTCACCGGCGTGTCCGCATCGCCCTGGCCCGGCGTGTCGTCGAGCAGGGTGAAGTGGAAGCGGGTGAGACCCTCGACCAACTGGTTGAACGACTGGCCATCGGGAATGGTGATGTCGCCGCCGATCACCTGGCCGGCGTTGGCTTCGACGGAGATCGTCGAGCCACCGACCAGCGGGTTGCGCAGGTCGTCGTGCACCAGCAGCTCGAAGGTCTGGCCGCCGCCGTCGGGGATGTCGAACGAGGTCGGCAAGGCCAGCGGCGACTGGGTCGGCCCGGAGAAGGTGACCGGGAACTGGGCGAAGACCAGGATGTTGTTGTCCCAGACCCCGGGCGTGCCCTGGATGCCCCAGACGCCGTCGAGCGACCCGGTGTCGATGAAGAGCTCGAACTCGGTGTCGGGATCGAAGGCGCCGTTGCACAGCGAGCTCGGCGCAAAGTAGTTGCACAGGGTGTCGGTCGGCCGCATCGGGCGAGCCAGGTCCGACGGCAGCGGCCGGTAGTCGATGAACGGCTCGCGCACCATGTCGGTGGTGATGAGCTCGCCGGCGTCGAACCTGCCGTTGCCGTTGTTGTCGAGGAAGCCCTCTTCGCCGCGGGTGAAGGCGAGCACGGTGACGATGCCCGAGTCGGGGATGTTGCCCTCGGTGATCAGCGTCGCCGAGGCGACGCCCGCGGAATTGGTGGAGACCGGGTCGACGATCGAGGCGCCGTTGGTGGTGAAGGACACCGAGGTCCCCGGTGGCACGGCGTTGCCGAAGCGGTCGTTGACGTAGGCCGAGACCTTGTCCTCGATCCCGAAGCGGACGCGGCCGGCGACGTTCAGCTTCTCGGCCGCCATGCTGAACCGCGTCTGCGCCGGCGGCGCGCCGACGATCTTCACCTGGGTCGACTGGGCGAAGAGGTCGGGGGTGCCGTCGCTGTTGGCGTCGACCTGGGCGATCACCTGCACCGACGTGGTGCGGATGCCGCTGGTCAGCGTGGTGCTGACGAGGCCCTGGTCGTTGGTGACGCCCGACAGCGGCGCGATGGTCTCGCCGCCGATGGCGGTGACGACGAAGGTGACCGGCAGGTTGCGCACCGGGTTGGTGTGCTGATCGGTGACCTTGAAGGTCAGCACCGATTGCTCGGTGAGGCCCGAGGCGCGGACGCCGATCTGGGTCGGCTGGGCGCTGACGAAGGCCACCGCCGCGGCCGGCAGGGTCGGCGTCGCGGTCGCGGTCGGGGTGCTGGTCGCCGGCGGCGTGCCGGTGACCGTCTCGGTCGGCGTGCCGGTGCTGGTGCCGGTCGGCGTCGCGGTGGCCGTCGGCTGGGTCGCGGTCGGCGTCGCCGGCCGCGAGTCGGGGAGGACGATGGTGGTGACGTCCTCGATGACCATGCCGGCGGCGGTGCGCACCCGCGCCCGCACCTGCACGGAAGTGCCCTGCTGGCTCTGCGTGTACTTGATGCAGGACAGCGCGTCGCCGGGTTGCGGGATCACCGTCAGCGAGCCGACATCGCACGGCGCCTGGCCGTTGGTGAAGCCGGGGCTGGTGACGGACACGCCGGGCACCGGGGTCACCAGGCTGAAGCTGACCGGCACGCCGTCGGCGACGGTGACGCCGAGGGAGTTGGTGACCAGGGCGCCGAGCACGCTGGTGAACGTGCCGTCGCCGTTGTCGGAGCGCTGGTTGACGAACAGGTCGACGCTGATGAACGCGGCGTTGCTGCCGTGCACCGCGATCGGCGCCTCGGTGGTGCGACCGAGCGCGTCGGTGACCGTCAGGCTCGCGTCGCCGACCTGCGAGCCGGCGCGCACGGTGACCGTGCCGCCGTCGCCGACCGAGCTGCTGCTCAGGCAGAGGTTCGGCGCCGACAGGGTGAACGGCGGCCGCGCGCCGGTGATGGTGAAGGTCTGGCTGGTGCCGTCACAGGACGGCGCGCCGCTGACGCCGGCGAGGAGGTCGGCCTGCGGCGGCGCGATCGCCGGCAGGCCGGGGGTCGGCGTCGGCGTGTCGGTCGGCGTCGCCGTGAACGTCGCGGTGGCGGTCGGCGTCGCCGTGTCGGTGGGCGTCGGCGTCGAGGTCGGCGTGAAGGTGAAGGTCGCCGTCGGGGTCGGCGTGTCGGTCGGCACCGGCGTGCCGGTCGGCGCCGGCAGGAGGACGCCGGCGGCGGAGATGAAGCGCGAGCCGTTGCCGCCCGGCGCGCTGCCGCTGGCCTGCGAGTCGACGCTGACGTTCACCGACAGGTTCTGCCGCGTCGTCGGCTCGCCTTCCTTCTCGTCGACGACGCGGAAGGTGAAGATGTTGAGCCCGGCGATGTACGACCCGAAGCTCTCGGAGTCGGGCAGCACGATCTCGGACGGGATGCCGAAGAGCTTCGCGCCCTCGCCGGCGAGCTCGACGGAGATCGTCGAGCCGCCGACCAGCGGGTTGAGGTCGCGGTCGGAGACGGTGAGCGTGAACTGCTGCTCGCCGCCGTCCGCGATGGTGAAGGTGCGGGGCTCCAGCGTGAGCACGGTGGGGGCGGAGAAGGTGACCGGGATCGAGGCGGAGAGCAGCGCGTTGCCGTCCCACACCCCCGGCGACTGGGCGCTGTCCCAGACGCCGTTGCCGTTCACGTCGATGAAACGCTCGGCCGCGTTGCTGTCGTAGCGGCCGTTGCCGTTGGTGTCCGTGTAGGGCTCGGCGTCGTCGTGACGGCCGTTCTGGTTGGTGTCGACGTACGGCTCGCCGACGTCGAACACGCCGTTGCCGTTGGTGTCCGAGTACGGCTCCTCGGCGTCCCAGCGCCCGTTGCGGTTCGTGTCGGTGAACGGCTCGGGCGGATCGTACCGGCCGTTGAAGTTGGCGTCGATGAACGGCTCCGGCGCGTCGACGAAGACCTCGTCGGCATCGTGGATGCCGTTGCCGTTGCTGTCGACGAACGACTCCTCGCCGCGCGTCGTGGCGAGGACGGTGACGATGCCGTCGGGCGGCACGCCGCCCTCGCTGATCAGCGTCGTGGTGGCGCGGCCCGCGTCGTCGGTCTGCTCCTGGTTGAAGACGCTGGCGCCGTTGGAGGTGAAGTTGACCACCGTGCCCGGCGCCACCGCGTTGCCGAAGTGGTCGTTGAGGAAGGCGGTGATCTCGTTCTCGATGCCGAAGGTGACGCGGCCGGCGATGTTGACGAAGTTGGCGGCCAGGCTGAAGCGGTCGGCGCTCGGCGGGCCGCCGACGATGTTCACCGGCGTGAACACGTTGACCACCTCGTTGATGCCGTCGCCGTTGACGTCGATGGTGGCGGTGATCTGCGCCGCCGAGGCGAGCGTGCCGGACGTCACGGTGGTGCGCACGATGCCGTCGGCATCGCTGATCGCCTCCGGCGTGATGCTGGCGCCGCCGACGGCGGCGAGGAAGAAGCGCACCGGCACGTTGGCGATCGTCTGGTTCAGGCGGTTCTTGACCGCGAACGACACCACCGACTGGGTGGGTCGGCCGGAGGACTGGACGCCGATGACCTCCGGCGTCGCGCCCTCGAGGGTGATCACCGCCGGTCCGGCGCCGGGGCTCGGGCCGCTGGAGGCGACGGTCAGCTTCTCGGTGAGGCCAGCGCTGCGCGGCAGGCCGCCGCCGTAGACGGTGACCGTGACCTCGGTCCCGTCGGGCGTCCCCGCCGGGAGCGTGAGCGTCG
Coding sequences within it:
- a CDS encoding Ig-like domain-containing protein, with the translated sequence MPNQLCDSSNRICIGLANLIILPGAGNATTFSVVTKAGGSAQGGVPVTVTSSTLSVSVSPTSGSTDGAGLFGGTVTGNFGGNATITATRTDLGIAVQIRVAVQGTPPTPVGTPTATHGSGGTPTATPQDIGEVTTIYMEADPFSISSQNGGTVNVYAIAFDKNNRPLDNISIIFDFDPKVGYLRPIATTTRTVVLPDGAVQEGVAQVQIVVPPGVAAPGEITVNAKAGDKQGSVSFRVNPGAATRTIATVLAQVSDATCGTDLGGSVTLRAIVFDPDNKPIDNVNVLFVSPLGQVIPLVATTGEVNGQRGTATTTLQVPAGSPVLRDDSGNILPYSIKARAGGVEGEVNLFVVPGRDECQRGDTGATIRGEAASATMSASPNRIRVRGSGNRELSSVVVNVFDNQGSKLRDAEVRFSLSSLSSAAGAVLLPLNQTGGYCTVSHLICEDDNGCPPGETCDLNPANRFIAYTDQAGNAQIQLRSGTGLGTAVVQAEIPTTIGAEFSEPCSNPKTPGEQCIISRGLLVTVTAGLPGRLSLTVNPLAIDNNDGTQLSTLTAIVTDAFGNTVENGTPVSMTVVPFGPTDTQSRRTSVIGFPTTNAPPPCDVTQYVSQTGSPVIAQPGNATTCLIFPRDMAGAELQVQVESASVTSMRTITLPGVVQDFLALANPSEVVVTDLNPGLSLITALARNRNGDPVPNVKINFETTLGAFRSTPPVFTSSALTDASGLANATLTLPAGTPDGTEVTVTVYGGGLPRSAGLTEKLTVASSGPSPGAGPAVITLEGATPEVIGVQSSGRPTQSVVSFAVKNRLNQTIANVPVRFFLAAVGGASITPEAISDADGIVRTTVTSGTLASAAQITATIDVNGDGINEVVNVFTPVNIVGGPPSADRFSLAANFVNIAGRVTFGIENEITAFLNDHFGNAVAPGTVVNFTSNGASVFNQEQTDDAGRATTTLISEGGVPPDGIVTVLATTRGEESFVDSNGNGIHDADEVFVDAPEPFIDANFNGRYDPPEPFTDTNRNGRWDAEEPYSDTNGNGVFDVGEPYVDTNQNGRHDDAEPYTDTNGNGRYDSNAAERFIDVNGNGVWDSAQSPGVWDGNALLSASIPVTFSAPTVLTLEPRTFTIADGGEQQFTLTVSDRDLNPLVGGSTISVELAGEGAKLFGIPSEIVLPDSESFGSYIAGLNIFTFRVVDEKEGEPTTRQNLSVNVSVDSQASGSAPGGNGSRFISAAGVLLPAPTGTPVPTDTPTPTATFTFTPTSTPTPTDTATPTATATFTATPTDTPTPTPGLPAIAPPQADLLAGVSGAPSCDGTSQTFTITGARPPFTLSAPNLCLSSSSVGDGGTVTVRAGSQVGDASLTVTDALGRTTEAPIAVHGSNAAFISVDLFVNQRSDNGDGTFTSVLGALVTNSLGVTVADGVPVSFSLVTPVPGVSVTSPGFTNGQAPCDVGSLTVIPQPGDALSCIKYTQSQQGTSVQVRARVRTAAGMVIEDVTTIVLPDSRPATPTATQPTATATPTGTSTGTPTETVTGTPPATSTPTATATPTLPAAAVAFVSAQPTQIGVRASGLTEQSVLTFKVTDQHTNPVRNLPVTFVVTAIGGETIAPLSGVTNDQGLVSTTLTSGIRTTSVQVIAQVDANSDGTPDLFAQSTQVKIVGAPPAQTRFSMAAEKLNVAGRVRFGIEDKVSAYVNDRFGNAVPPGTSVSFTTNGASIVDPVSTNSAGVASATLITEGNIPDSGIVTVLAFTRGEEGFLDNNGNGRFDAGELITTDMVREPFIDYRPLPSDLARPMRPTDTLCNYFAPSSLCNGAFDPDTEFELFIDTGSLDGVWGIQGTPGVWDNNILVFAQFPVTFSGPTQSPLALPTSFDIPDGGGQTFELLVHDDLRNPLVGGSTISVEANAGQVIGGDITIPDGQSFNQLVEGLTRFHFTLLDDTPGQGDADTPVTITVKVTSENGSLSAIVASGVIRKPAAP